A single genomic interval of Psychroserpens sp. NJDZ02 harbors:
- a CDS encoding ribonucleoside-diphosphate reductase subunit alpha — translation MYVIKRDGRKEQIMFDKITARVRKLCYGLNELVDPLKVAMRVIEGLYDGVTTSELDNLAAEVAATMTTSHPDYARLAARISVSNLHKNTKKTFSEVMHDLYVYVNPRTGKEAPLLSDEVYKVIMDNKEKLDSTIIYNRDFSYDYFGFKTLERSYLLKLNGQIAERPQHMLMRVSIGIHLDDLDSAIETYELMSKKYFTHATPTLFNSGTPKPQMSSCFLLAMQDDSIDGIYDTLKQTAKISQSAGGIGLSIHNVRATGSYIAGTNGTSNGIVPMLKVFNDTARYVDQGGGKRKGSFAMYIEPWHADIFSFLDLKKNTGAEELRARDLFYAMWMPDLFMARVQDNAEWTLMCPNECPGLADVHSEEFEALYTKYEAEGKGRKSIKARELWEKILESQIETGTPYMLYKDAANRKSNQKNLGTIKSSNLCTEIMEYTSKDEVAVCNLASIALPMFIKNGEFDHKELFRITKRVTKNLNRVIDRNYYPVKEAENSNFRHRPVGLGVQGLADAFIKLRMPFTSDEAKALNQDIFETLYYAALTASMEEAKVDGPYQTYEGSPISQGQFQHNLWNIQEDTLSGRWDWEKLRKEVKKHGVRNSLLVAPMPTASTSQILGNNECFEPYTSNIYTRRVLSGEFIVVNKHLLEDLVDLGLWNDDLKNEIMRANGSVQDVDIIPQDIKELYKTVWELSMKDIIDMSRQRGYFIDQSQSLNLFLEGATMAKLTSMHFYAWKSGLKTGMYYLRSKSAVDAKKMTVTKQKKAEPVAVKATVEVIENDGVAQKQQKAADTAAKLANTSSSLEGEAMTAEEMKALIAQAKEAEGDDCLMCGS, via the coding sequence ATGTATGTAATCAAAAGAGACGGAAGAAAGGAACAGATCATGTTCGATAAAATAACTGCCAGAGTGCGCAAATTGTGCTATGGTTTAAATGAACTTGTAGATCCTTTAAAAGTAGCCATGCGTGTTATTGAAGGGTTATATGATGGGGTGACTACTAGCGAGCTGGATAATTTGGCTGCAGAAGTTGCTGCAACAATGACGACGTCTCATCCTGATTATGCACGTTTAGCAGCGCGTATCTCTGTGTCTAACTTACATAAAAACACAAAGAAGACGTTTAGTGAAGTAATGCATGATTTGTATGTATACGTTAACCCAAGAACAGGAAAGGAAGCACCTTTGTTGTCGGATGAGGTGTATAAAGTGATTATGGATAATAAAGAGAAATTAGACTCTACTATTATATATAATCGTGATTTTAGTTATGACTATTTCGGGTTTAAAACTTTAGAGCGTTCATACTTATTAAAACTTAATGGACAAATTGCCGAGAGACCACAGCATATGTTAATGCGTGTCTCTATCGGAATCCATTTAGACGATTTAGATTCAGCTATTGAAACGTACGAGCTGATGTCTAAAAAATATTTTACACACGCAACACCAACTCTTTTTAATTCAGGAACACCAAAACCACAAATGTCATCTTGCTTTTTATTAGCCATGCAAGACGATAGTATTGATGGAATATATGATACCTTAAAACAAACCGCAAAAATATCACAATCGGCAGGAGGTATTGGATTGTCTATTCATAATGTGCGTGCTACAGGAAGTTATATAGCAGGAACAAATGGAACTAGTAATGGTATTGTGCCAATGCTAAAAGTGTTTAATGATACAGCACGTTACGTAGATCAAGGCGGAGGAAAACGTAAAGGAAGTTTTGCGATGTATATCGAACCTTGGCACGCAGATATCTTTAGCTTTTTAGATTTAAAGAAAAATACAGGTGCAGAAGAGCTACGTGCACGTGATTTATTTTACGCCATGTGGATGCCAGATTTATTTATGGCACGTGTGCAAGACAATGCAGAATGGACGTTAATGTGTCCAAACGAATGTCCTGGTTTAGCAGATGTACATAGTGAAGAGTTTGAGGCATTATATACTAAATACGAAGCAGAAGGAAAAGGACGTAAGTCTATTAAAGCTCGTGAACTTTGGGAAAAAATATTAGAATCTCAAATTGAAACGGGAACACCTTATATGTTGTATAAAGATGCAGCAAACCGTAAGTCTAACCAGAAAAATTTAGGGACTATTAAGTCATCTAACTTATGTACGGAGATCATGGAGTATACCTCTAAAGATGAGGTAGCTGTTTGTAATTTAGCATCCATTGCTTTGCCAATGTTTATTAAAAATGGCGAGTTTGATCATAAAGAATTATTTAGAATTACGAAGCGTGTCACAAAAAACTTAAACAGAGTTATAGATCGTAATTACTACCCTGTTAAAGAAGCAGAAAACTCTAATTTCCGTCATAGACCAGTTGGTTTAGGTGTGCAAGGATTAGCGGATGCTTTTATTAAACTACGTATGCCTTTTACTAGTGATGAAGCAAAAGCATTAAACCAAGATATTTTTGAAACACTTTATTATGCTGCTTTAACAGCGAGTATGGAAGAAGCAAAAGTAGATGGGCCATATCAAACGTATGAAGGTTCTCCAATTAGTCAAGGACAGTTTCAACATAATTTATGGAACATCCAAGAAGATACTTTAAGTGGTCGTTGGGACTGGGAGAAATTACGAAAAGAGGTTAAAAAACATGGGGTACGTAACTCACTGTTAGTAGCGCCAATGCCAACAGCATCTACTAGTCAGATACTAGGTAATAACGAATGTTTTGAACCTTATACTTCTAATATTTATACGCGTCGTGTATTATCAGGAGAGTTTATTGTTGTAAACAAGCATTTATTAGAAGATTTAGTAGATTTAGGGTTATGGAATGATGATCTTAAAAACGAAATCATGAGAGCTAATGGTTCTGTGCAAGATGTGGATATTATTCCTCAAGATATAAAGGAGTTATACAAAACAGTATGGGAATTAAGTATGAAAGACATTATTGATATGTCTAGACAACGTGGTTACTTTATAGATCAATCACAATCGCTTAACTTATTCTTGGAAGGTGCAACTATGGCTAAACTGACTTCAATGCATTTTTATGCATGGAAAAGTGGTTTAAAAACAGGAATGTACTACTTAAGATCTAAGAGTGCTGTAGATGCAAAGAAAATGACGGTTACAAAACAAAAGAAAGCTGAGCCAGTTGCTGTTAAAGCAACCGTTGAAGTTATAGAGAACGATGGTGTTGCTCAAAAACAACAAAAAGCAGCAGATACAGCAGCTAAGTTGGCTAATACTTCTAGTAGTTTAGAAGGAGAAGCAATGACAGCAGAAGAAATGAAAGCATTAATTGCCCAAGCTAAAGAAGCGGAAGGTGATGATTGCCTAATGTGTGGTTCTTAA
- a CDS encoding ribonucleotide-diphosphate reductase subunit beta — MSQEVEPILAENKDRFVIFPIQHHDLWEWYKKSMASIWTAEEIDLHQDISDWTEKLTDDERYFIKHILAFFAASDGIVNENLAENFVNEVQYSEAKFFYGFQIMMENIHSETYSLLIDTYVKDEKEKDGLFNAIETFPAIKKKADWALKWIESPSFAERLIAFAAVEGIFFSGSFCSIFWLKKRGIMPGLTFSNELISRDEGMHCDFAVHLHENHLVNKVPKERIKEIIVDALNIEREFITESLPVSLIGMNANLMTQYLEFVTDSLLDDLGCDKVYNTANPFDFMEMISLQGKTNFFEKRVGDYQKAGVMNKEVDEDKYNMDFDF, encoded by the coding sequence ATGTCACAAGAAGTAGAGCCAATTTTAGCAGAGAATAAAGATAGATTCGTGATTTTTCCAATTCAACACCATGATTTATGGGAGTGGTATAAAAAGTCAATGGCTAGTATTTGGACTGCTGAAGAGATTGATTTACATCAAGATATTTCAGATTGGACTGAGAAGTTAACAGATGACGAGCGTTACTTTATCAAACATATATTAGCCTTTTTTGCTGCTAGTGATGGAATTGTTAATGAAAACTTAGCTGAAAACTTTGTAAATGAAGTGCAGTATAGCGAAGCAAAATTCTTTTATGGTTTCCAAATTATGATGGAAAACATACATAGTGAAACGTATTCGTTATTAATTGATACTTACGTTAAAGACGAAAAAGAAAAAGATGGATTATTTAATGCTATCGAAACCTTTCCTGCCATTAAGAAAAAAGCAGATTGGGCACTTAAATGGATTGAATCTCCAAGTTTTGCAGAACGTTTAATTGCGTTTGCAGCAGTTGAAGGGATTTTCTTTTCAGGATCATTTTGTTCTATTTTTTGGTTAAAAAAACGTGGTATTATGCCAGGTTTGACGTTTTCTAACGAATTAATTTCTCGTGACGAAGGAATGCATTGTGATTTTGCAGTACACCTTCATGAAAATCACTTGGTTAATAAAGTGCCAAAAGAACGTATTAAAGAAATTATTGTGGATGCCTTAAACATTGAAAGAGAGTTTATAACAGAGTCTCTTCCTGTAAGTTTAATTGGTATGAATGCTAATTTAATGACGCAATATCTTGAGTTTGTAACTGATAGTCTTTTAGATGACTTAGGTTGTGATAAGGTATATAATACCGCTAATCCATTCGATTTTATGGAAATGATTTCACTTCAAGGTAAAACCAATTTCTTTGAGAAAAGAGTGGGGGACTACCAAAAAGCTGGAGTTATGAATAAGGAAGTCGATGAAGATAAATATAATATGGATTTCGATTTTTAA